One window of Acanthochromis polyacanthus isolate Apoly-LR-REF ecotype Palm Island chromosome 19, KAUST_Apoly_ChrSc, whole genome shotgun sequence genomic DNA carries:
- the si:dkey-191m6.4 gene encoding rho GTPase-activating protein 22 isoform X2, whose product MGPVCCKPDRLKKQHLQGGTGDKDRAPISHESFLLMANSQTDMDDWVKAIRRVIWAPFGGGIFGQRLEDTVQYEKKFGPRLAPLLVEQCVDFIRERGLDEEGLFRMPGQANLVKELQEAFDCGDKPLFDSNTDVHTVASLLKLYLRELPEPVIPFSKYEDFLTCAQLLAKDEEEGVQELEKQVSTLPLPNYNLLKYICKFLDEVQSHCNENKMSVQNLATVFGPNILRPKMEDPVTIMEGTSLVQHLMTVLIREHNRLYSGRDLEGPALPQTELPIQGHQLQHRSLGAWISEEDLQTCPISNPDQELHSSASSLDAKLCAAVTPTQTPNPNTGPKLGSPSGKGETVVSPSKQAKTIPSWKYSFKSSSAPRSQQQAKQSSSGGSVTDTTSVSSGGGGGGSGGNWLMNGLSSLRGHRRTSSGERSARDRDSTGSSQRLSTYDNVTSSSSMGSVPSVSSTPWSTSSCEISVPDSGSEPSPHQNCRGGVEGGEKGEWMEGQRDIDRGRDGGMTTEPSSEQDSCEAMELCSSSAVCSENGNIAMVAGVPSIIMSEDEDRTNLTLSSLAEGLKEELRKQKTSYEARIQKLEESSAALCAQMERLEQEMEQERKKQRMLEIKLRNSERAREDAENRNRLLEKEMEDFFSTLGDLALGARTSDI is encoded by the exons GTGGAACAGGAGACAAGGACCGGGCCCCCATCAGCCATGAATCCTTCCTGCTCATGGCAAACTCCCAGACTGACATGGATGACTGGGTCAAGGCCATACGACGGGTCATCTGGGCGCCATTTGGAGGAG GGATCTTTGGCCAACGTCTAGAGGACACGGTGCAGTACGAGAAGAAGTTTGGCCCCCGCCTGGCTCCCTTGCTGGTGGAGCAGTGTGTGGACTTCATCAGAGAGAGGGGTCTGGATGAAGAGGGTCTCTTCCGGATGCCAGGACAGGCCAACCTCgtcaaagagctgcaggaggcTTTCGACTGTGGGGACAAGCCTTTGTTTGACAG TAACACAGACGTCCACACGGTGGCATCATTGCTGAAGTTGTACCTCCGAGAGCTGCCTGAACCAGTGATCCCCTTCTCCAAATATGAAGACTTTCTGACCTGTGCGCAGCTTTTGGCcaaagatgaggaggag GGGGTCCAGGAGCTTGAAAAGCAAGTTAGCACTCTACCTCTGCCCAACTACAATCTCCTCAAGTACATATGCAA ATTCCTTGATGAGGTCCAGTCCCATTGTAATGAGAACAAGATGAGTGTCCAGAACCTCGCCACAGTATTTGGACCAAATATCCTTCGACCTAAGATGGAGGACCCTGTCACTATCATGGAAG GTACATCTCTGGTCCAGCATCTGATGACTGTCCTCATTAGGGAACACAACCGTTTGTACTCAGGGAGGGACCTGGAAGGGCCCGCTCTACCCCAAACTGAGCTCCCGATCCAGGGGCATCAGCTCCAACATCGCAGCTTGGGAGCTTGGATCTCTGAAGAAGATCTGCAGACCTGTCCCATCTCCAACCCCGACCAAGAACTGCACAGTAGTGCCTCGTCGCTGGATGCCAAACTGTGTGCAGCTGTCACTCCCACCCAGACTCCCAATCCAAACACGGGACCAAAACTTGGGTCTCCATCAGGGAAGGGCGAGACAGTGGTCAGCCCAAGCAAACAAGCCAAGACCATACCTTCCTGGAAATACTCATTCAAAAGCTCCTCAGCACCTCGTTCCCAGCAGCAAGCTAAGCAGAGCAGCAGCGGCGGCTCAGTGACAGATACAACCAGCGTGTCTTcgggtggtggaggaggtggaagcGGAGGTAACTGGCTCATGAATGGTTTGTCCTCCTTGAGGGGACACCGGCGCACGTCTTCAGGTGAGCGTTCTGCTCGTGATCGCGACTCCACTGGCTCGTCTCAGAGGCTCTCCACCTACGACAACGTCACTTCTTCCTCCAGCATGGGCAGCGTTCCAAGTGTATCCAGCACACCGTGGTCCACGTCCTCTTGTGAAATCTCCGTCCCCGACTCCGGAAGTGAGCCATCACCACATCAGAACTGTCGAGGTGGGGTAGAGGGTGGAGAAAAAGGTGAGTGGATGGAAGGCCAGAGAGATATTGACAGAggaagggatggagggatgacaACAGAGCCGAGCTCTGAGCAGGACAGTTGTGAGGCCATGgagctgtgcagcagcagtgCAGTCTGCAGCGAAAATGGAAACATAGCCATGGTCGCCGGGGTGCCGTCCATCATCATGTCCGAAGATGAAGATAGGACAAACCTAACACTAAGTAGCTTGGCGGAGGGACTGAAGGAAGAGTTGAGAAAACAGAAGACTTCATATGAGGCCAGGATCCAAAA ACTGGAGGAGTCCAGCGCTGCTCTCTGTGCCCAGATGGAGCGTTTGGAACAAGAGATGGAGCAGGAGAGGAAGAAGCAACGCATGCTGGAGATCAAACTACGAAACTCCGAGCGGGCACGGGAGGATGCAGAGAACCGCAACCGGCTGTTGGAGAAGGAAATGGAGGATTTCTTTTCCACACTGGGGGATCTGGCCCTGGGTGCGAGAACTAGTGACATTTGA